Proteins from a genomic interval of Thermocladium sp. ECH_B:
- a CDS encoding RNA methyltransferase, with the protein MVYDVPFVPTPEVVVKRMLQLANVKPGEVLFDLGCGDGRIIITAARDFGARAYGVEIRKDLYEQCVRRIKELGLEDRVTVINGNFFEVPVSEADVVTMYLLTSVNERLRPKLEKELRPATRVVSHDFEMIGWKPVIAEDLYEEWRSHKIYLYKIPGAEIPVPARPLTDVGEKYRELAKLIDGNNSIEEIASKLNTTPRNVRSMILDLQKQGYISEIKIIK; encoded by the coding sequence ATGGTCTACGATGTGCCCTTCGTGCCCACGCCAGAGGTAGTGGTCAAGAGAATGCTTCAATTAGCAAACGTAAAACCCGGCGAGGTCTTGTTCGACCTTGGCTGCGGCGACGGCAGGATAATAATAACGGCCGCCCGCGATTTCGGCGCCCGTGCTTATGGGGTTGAAATACGGAAAGACTTGTACGAGCAATGCGTGCGACGCATTAAGGAACTAGGCCTAGAGGATAGGGTAACGGTGATTAACGGCAACTTCTTCGAGGTACCGGTATCCGAGGCCGACGTGGTCACCATGTATCTCCTAACCAGCGTTAACGAGAGGTTAAGGCCCAAGCTGGAGAAGGAGCTTAGGCCCGCCACGCGCGTCGTCAGTCATGATTTTGAAATGATTGGGTGGAAACCAGTAATAGCTGAGGACCTATATGAGGAGTGGAGAAGCCACAAGATTTACCTATACAAAATACCCGGAGCAGAGATCCCGGTCCCGGCCCGTCCCTTAACCGATGTGGGGGAGAAATACAGGGAACTAGCGAAACTGATTGACGGCAATAACTCGATAGAGGAAATAGCCTCCAAGCTAAACACGACTCCTAGGAACGTTAGAAGCATGATACTGGATCTCCAAAAGCAAGGATATATAAGCGAAATAAAAATTATTAAATAA
- a CDS encoding deoxyhypusine synthase (transforms a conserved lysine residue of initiation factor 5A into deoxyhypusine) has protein sequence MENNHSVLDVEPTIRTIDELINAFGQSGGFMAGHLYDGVNIMMQMLSDPDATIMLSFTADLVATGLRGLFAKXIERGFADIVITTAGTLDHDIAKSMGGIYFRGTFDANDSDLLREGINRIGNVFVRKEHYGPLIEKAVHGSLDDVEGVMGVRELIWRIGNRLSDDASIIRAASRTCVPIYVPGFVDGAFGTAMLTLNDMRRARNRPGILVDVIKDERELMDIVYSSKKLGAIIIGGGISKHHVIWWSQFKEGLDYVVYVTTATEWDGSLSGARPKEAISWGKVKPSAKSTFIFSDATIALPIMMSYAVNKLGYRHRNLGIYPWSCSQ, from the coding sequence ATGGAGAATAATCATTCGGTACTGGATGTGGAGCCAACCATAAGAACCATTGATGAATTGATAAATGCATTCGGCCAAAGCGGCGGCTTCATGGCTGGCCACCTATACGATGGCGTGAACATAATGATGCAGATGCTGTCCGATCCCGACGCCACGATAATGCTGTCCTTCACGGCCGACCTAGTGGCAACGGGCCTCCGGGGCCTCTTCGCCAAGNTCATTGAGAGGGGCTTCGCCGATATCGTGATAACCACCGCTGGAACCCTTGATCACGACATTGCCAAGTCCATGGGCGGAATCTATTTCAGGGGAACATTTGATGCGAATGATAGTGACTTACTTAGGGAGGGAATAAATAGAATAGGCAATGTATTCGTTAGGAAGGAGCATTATGGTCCCCTCATAGAGAAGGCGGTTCATGGATCCCTCGACGATGTAGAGGGAGTTATGGGGGTCAGGGAATTGATTTGGCGCATTGGGAATAGGCTAAGCGATGACGCATCCATAATAAGGGCGGCTTCGCGTACCTGTGTCCCAATTTACGTGCCGGGCTTCGTTGATGGGGCCTTCGGCACAGCCATGTTGACCCTTAACGATATGAGGAGGGCTAGGAATAGGCCGGGCATACTGGTTGACGTGATTAAGGATGAGCGTGAATTAATGGATATAGTTTACTCAAGCAAGAAATTGGGGGCAATAATAATTGGGGGAGGCATCAGCAAGCACCACGTGATTTGGTGGAGCCAATTCAAGGAGGGCCTGGACTACGTGGTTTACGTGACCACGGCCACTGAGTGGGATGGATCATTAAGTGGAGCCAGGCCTAAGGAGGCCATTTCCTGGGGCAAGGTTAAGCCCAGCGCTAAATCCACATTCATCTTCTCTGACGCCACGATCGCGCTCCCAATAATGATGTCATATGCCGTTAATAAGTTGGGCTATAGGCATAGGAATTTGGGGATATATCCATGGAGTTGCTCCCAATAA
- a CDS encoding pyruvate ferredoxin oxidoreductase: protein MSTLPSWRELAIGGIVLEPGSTVNVRTGTWRTKKPVINQDACTRCRICWAYCPEGIIQELNKPYVTKKGHKYGVTYEVNYEYCKGCGICANECPVKAIDMVSEYE from the coding sequence ATGAGCACATTACCTTCATGGAGGGAATTAGCGATCGGCGGCATCGTGTTGGAGCCGGGAAGCACAGTTAATGTCCGTACCGGCACATGGAGAACCAAGAAACCAGTCATAAATCAGGATGCTTGCACGAGGTGCCGCATTTGCTGGGCGTACTGCCCGGAGGGAATAATACAGGAATTAAATAAGCCGTACGTGACCAAGAAGGGGCACAAGTACGGCGTCACGTATGAAGTGAATTATGAGTACTGCAAGGGATGCGGAATATGTGCTAACGAGTGCCCCGTGAAGGCCATAGATATGGTGAGCGAGTATGAGTAG
- a CDS encoding ferredoxin oxidoreductase produces MSSTAILRGAPRKEMGPTRVALTGNYAAAYAAKMADIDLVAIYPIXPQTTIAEKLSEFVANGELSAELIHVESEHSALSATIGGAAVGARAFTATSSQGLELMHEILHIAAGLRLPIVMAVPSRALSAPISIHNDNMDIMNARETGWIMLNASNAQEVFDMIIQAFKIAEDQRVLLPVMVTYDGFVVSHTVEGVELPDKDEVLSFIPKGKWHTLDPAKPASMGPIAGPDWYYEIKFSQYKAMRDSIKVIAEVMDSFGRKFGREYSPVMGYMMGDAEYAIVSYGVTWGFVRAAVDRARSMGIRAGAVKLNVIRPFPAEEIYSYLNGLKAFAVVDRAIYYGAPSPGPIYTDVVSTLFMRGTTKPALNVIHGIGQRTMYINDFLNIYKDLTKLDESKVVFMGVRE; encoded by the coding sequence ATGAGTAGCACGGCAATTTTACGGGGCGCTCCACGGAAGGAGATGGGCCCCACTCGCGTTGCTTTAACCGGTAATTACGCGGCCGCCTACGCTGCTAAGATGGCTGATATAGATCTAGTGGCAATCTACCCAATANCCCCCCAAACCACCATAGCGGAGAAACTAAGCGAGTTCGTTGCCAACGGTGAATTAAGCGCAGAGTTAATACATGTGGAGAGCGAGCACTCGGCCCTAAGCGCGACTATTGGAGGCGCGGCAGTGGGTGCAAGGGCATTCACCGCGACCTCAAGCCAAGGCCTTGAATTAATGCATGAAATACTGCACATAGCGGCGGGGCTTCGGCTTCCAATAGTTATGGCGGTCCCATCAAGGGCATTATCGGCCCCCATAAGCATACATAACGATAACATGGATATAATGAATGCGAGGGAGACCGGTTGGATAATGCTGAATGCATCTAATGCACAGGAGGTCTTCGACATGATTATTCAAGCATTCAAGATAGCGGAGGATCAAAGGGTTCTTCTGCCAGTGATGGTGACGTATGATGGATTCGTGGTGAGCCATACGGTGGAAGGCGTCGAGTTGCCCGATAAGGATGAGGTGCTGAGCTTCATACCGAAAGGCAAGTGGCACACCCTTGACCCAGCGAAGCCGGCATCCATGGGACCAATAGCTGGACCTGACTGGTACTACGAGATAAAGTTCAGCCAATACAAGGCCATGCGGGACTCAATTAAGGTCATTGCGGAGGTCATGGATTCCTTTGGAAGAAAATTCGGCAGGGAGTATTCGCCCGTGATGGGCTACATGATGGGGGACGCCGAGTACGCAATAGTCTCGTATGGAGTGACCTGGGGCTTCGTTAGGGCAGCAGTTGATAGGGCTAGATCCATGGGGATAAGGGCCGGCGCCGTGAAGCTGAATGTTATACGGCCATTCCCGGCGGAGGAAATTTACTCATACTTAAATGGGTTGAAGGCCTTCGCCGTGGTGGATAGAGCCATATACTATGGCGCCCCATCCCCGGGCCCCATTTATACCGATGTGGTGTCCACGCTATTCATGAGGGGCACTACGAAGCCTGCGCTTAATGTCATTCATGGAATTGGGCAGAGGACAATGTACATAAATGACTTCCTAAACATATACAAGGACTTGACTAAGCTGGATGAGAGCAAGGTAGTATTCATGGGGGTGAGGGAGTGA
- a CDS encoding pyruvate ferredoxin oxidoreductase (catalyzes the formation of acetyl-CoA from pyruvate and coenzyme A) yields MQQLRTIRDLPQNERFAPGHAMCAGCGAAIAIRWLNKYIGENTIVANATGCVEVTTTTYPYTAWRNPWIHVAFENAAAVASGVRKGIDILSKKGAWRNGDTRVVVVAGDGGTVDIGLQSLSGMLERGDKVMYFLYDNEAYMNTGIQRSGATPMYAWTTTTPVGEVLHGKPQVKKDIFDIVLAHGVKYAATATISDLIDMSNKIQKALEYSREGPTFMHVLSPCPPGWKYDESKTVEXAKKAIETAYWINVEYDHGTWAVTTRVPTRKPVSEFLKMQGRFSHVTPKEVAEIQKWVDERVAMVNKLVGKEAIGPLGKQ; encoded by the coding sequence ATGCAGCAATTAAGGACGATTAGGGACCTGCCTCAAAACGAGAGATTCGCACCGGGCCACGCCATGTGCGCTGGATGCGGTGCGGCGATAGCTATCAGGTGGCTGAATAAGTATATTGGGGAGAACACTATAGTTGCTAACGCCACTGGATGCGTTGAAGTCACGACAACTACGTACCCATACACGGCGTGGCGTAATCCATGGATACATGTGGCGTTCGAGAATGCGGCTGCGGTCGCGAGCGGCGTCAGGAAGGGAATAGATATACTGAGCAAGAAGGGCGCTTGGCGGAATGGGGACACGAGGGTTGTGGTGGTGGCCGGCGATGGTGGAACAGTGGATATAGGGCTGCAAAGCCTCAGCGGCATGCTGGAGCGGGGGGATAAAGTGATGTACTTCCTCTATGATAATGAGGCCTACATGAACACTGGAATACAGAGGAGCGGCGCCACGCCGATGTATGCATGGACCACCACTACCCCAGTTGGCGAGGTGCTGCACGGCAAGCCCCAGGTCAAGAAGGATATATTCGATATAGTTCTCGCCCATGGGGTCAAGTACGCGGCTACCGCCACTATCTCCGATTTAATAGATATGTCGAATAAGATCCAGAAGGCATTGGAGTATAGCAGGGAGGGCCCGACATTCATGCATGTTTTATCGCCGTGCCCGCCTGGATGGAAGTATGATGAGAGCAAGACCGTGGAGATNGCGAAGAAAGCNATAGAGACGGCTTACTGGATAAATGTTGAGTATGATCATGGAACGTGGGCAGTCACCACCAGGGTGCCCACTAGGAAGCCAGTCTCCGAGTTCCTCAAGATGCAGGGACGCTTCTCCCACGTGACGCCGAAGGAGGTTGCCGAGATACAGAAGTGGGTTGATGAGAGGGTTGCCATGGTTAATAAATTGGTGGGTAAGGAGGCCATTGGGCCCCTCGGCAAACAATAA